Proteins from one Streptomyces sp. 840.1 genomic window:
- a CDS encoding transposase translates to MLVTSSVPGALRNAGCPFEAWFQKHTRTVPPTLTDEQWTSVEDLFPRPKRQSRIVPPRLAFEASLHEVRHGLMWKDLPEHVIQGQRPQSLYQRALEYLKTGAWERAVCALGDYGGTPVPPFYGLPDLHITGIFDPRLGGPANCDAAGRDATTFEGAPAHISSCSWPAPASSTATTARSCAPCSGPSPTAT, encoded by the coding sequence GTGCTTGTGACCAGTAGCGTTCCCGGAGCCCTCCGTAACGCCGGCTGCCCCTTCGAAGCCTGGTTCCAGAAGCACACGCGCACGGTGCCACCGACGCTCACGGATGAGCAGTGGACATCTGTGGAGGACCTCTTCCCAAGACCCAAGAGGCAGTCCAGGATTGTTCCCCCGCGACTCGCGTTTGAGGCGTCGTTGCACGAGGTTCGGCACGGCCTCATGTGGAAAGATCTGCCGGAGCACGTCATTCAAGGGCAGCGCCCACAGAGCCTCTACCAGCGTGCCCTTGAGTACCTGAAGACCGGAGCTTGGGAGAGGGCGGTATGTGCACTGGGCGACTACGGCGGTACACCGGTTCCACCGTTTTACGGGCTGCCCGACCTCCACATCACGGGCATCTTCGACCCGCGCCTGGGCGGCCCCGCGAACTGCGATGCGGCCGGGAGAGACGCCACTACCTTCGAGGGCGCGCCCGCACACATTTCAAGCTGTTCATGGCCTGCCCCGGCGTCTTCTACAGCGACGACGGCCAGATCCTGCGCGCCATGCAGCGGGCCGAGTCCAACGGCGACCTGA
- a CDS encoding MBL fold metallo-hydrolase, whose protein sequence is MTIAAAVPGAAGLFGGSITTPARADDGDTLPEYAPVPAHALGPVPNAQGYYVGRIRGNLFWITDTNYQAMFLTTRDGVVLVDAPPTLGHNLLRAVRDVTKANGMPNKITHLIYSHSHADHIGASAILGKHVLRIGHSETHALLKRDRDPNRPLPTQTFDDRFVLEVGGERLELAHHGPNHSPDNIYIYAPGHKALMLVDVFFPGWVPFKNLAMSESVPAWLEAHDVAMQYPWQTLIGGHLGRLGSRTDAEIQKTYLSDLDTAVRNAIETVDPSPYVDKYGPSGNSWAVFKTYLDAVARRAADPVAAKYTGKLAGADVYTADHAATLLESLRINAALLGPFGIHP, encoded by the coding sequence ATGACGATCGCTGCCGCTGTTCCGGGGGCAGCGGGGCTGTTCGGCGGCTCCATAACGACTCCGGCACGCGCGGACGACGGGGACACTCTGCCGGAATACGCGCCAGTGCCCGCGCACGCGCTCGGCCCTGTTCCGAACGCGCAGGGCTACTACGTGGGCCGCATTCGAGGCAACCTCTTCTGGATCACCGATACCAACTATCAGGCCATGTTCCTCACGACCCGTGATGGGGTTGTGCTCGTCGACGCGCCCCCCACGCTCGGCCACAATCTGCTGCGAGCCGTCAGAGACGTCACGAAGGCGAACGGCATGCCAAACAAGATCACACACTTGATCTACTCGCATTCTCACGCCGACCACATCGGCGCGTCCGCCATCCTCGGCAAGCACGTGCTGCGCATCGGGCACTCGGAGACCCACGCCCTGCTCAAGCGAGACAGGGACCCGAACCGCCCGCTTCCGACGCAGACGTTCGACGACCGCTTCGTCCTCGAAGTGGGAGGCGAACGATTGGAACTGGCCCACCACGGACCTAATCACTCGCCCGACAACATCTACATCTACGCGCCCGGCCATAAGGCACTGATGCTCGTGGACGTCTTCTTCCCGGGCTGGGTGCCGTTCAAGAACTTGGCCATGTCCGAAAGCGTTCCTGCTTGGTTGGAAGCTCACGATGTGGCGATGCAGTACCCCTGGCAAACTTTGATCGGCGGCCACCTCGGCCGTCTCGGCAGCCGGACCGACGCCGAGATCCAAAAGACGTATCTCTCCGACCTGGATACAGCCGTGCGCAATGCGATAGAAACGGTGGATCCTTCCCCGTACGTCGACAAGTATGGTCCGAGTGGCAACTCCTGGGCAGTCTTCAAGACCTACCTCGACGCCGTCGCCCGTCGTGCAGCTGACCCTGTCGCCGCGAAGTACACCGGCAAACTGGCCGGTGCCGACGTCTACACCGCCGACCATGCCGCCACGCTGCTGGAGTCACTACGTATCAACGCGGCTCTCCTCGGCCCCTTCGGCATCCACCCCTGA
- a CDS encoding ferritin-like protein — translation MLQNPPDTSDAPSTTDIATLEDLRRHLQWAIELEHATLPPYLTALYSLDPERNPDAVQLIGGVFVEEMIHLALAANLLNAVGGQPCLDAPHLLLPHPRTMPHADPSIELSLLPFGQEALEMFLRIERPALPEDPAEADNYETIGQFYDAIEKGLRRLCAELGEEAVFTGNPARQVAGGPFAHTAGRLDPVTGLDSALAALEEIVEQGEGAARADVWDEDADLFRPGTKAASHYYRFKELALGRRYQPGDTPDSGPTGDIVTVDPAGVRPVRPNPRIEEHSEGSAIRVAQEAFNLTYCKMLQQLEQAFNGNPAMLGMSVGTMYAIKGQASSLMALQDGDGQVAGPTFEYVARENRG, via the coding sequence ATGCTGCAGAATCCGCCCGACACCTCCGACGCTCCCTCGACGACAGACATCGCGACACTGGAAGACCTGCGCAGGCATCTGCAGTGGGCCATTGAACTTGAACACGCCACGTTGCCCCCCTATCTCACGGCCCTCTACTCCCTTGATCCGGAGCGAAACCCCGACGCCGTACAGCTCATCGGTGGCGTCTTCGTCGAGGAGATGATTCATCTCGCCCTGGCGGCGAACCTCCTCAATGCTGTAGGCGGACAGCCCTGTCTCGACGCGCCGCATTTGCTACTTCCACACCCGCGGACGATGCCCCACGCCGACCCCTCCATCGAGTTGTCCCTCCTGCCGTTCGGGCAGGAGGCTTTGGAGATGTTCCTCCGCATCGAACGACCGGCGCTTCCGGAAGATCCTGCCGAGGCCGACAACTACGAGACGATCGGCCAGTTCTACGACGCGATTGAGAAGGGGCTACGGCGCCTGTGCGCCGAACTGGGTGAAGAGGCGGTCTTCACGGGGAATCCCGCCCGTCAGGTCGCTGGTGGTCCGTTCGCCCACACGGCAGGGCGCCTCGATCCGGTCACCGGTCTCGATTCCGCCCTCGCGGCGTTGGAGGAAATCGTGGAGCAGGGCGAAGGCGCGGCCAGGGCCGACGTCTGGGACGAGGACGCGGACCTGTTCCGCCCCGGAACAAAGGCGGCGTCCCACTATTACCGTTTCAAGGAACTCGCCCTGGGACGGCGCTATCAACCCGGTGACACGCCTGATTCCGGCCCCACCGGCGACATAGTGACCGTGGACCCTGCCGGTGTCCGCCCGGTGCGCCCGAACCCGCGGATCGAGGAACACTCCGAGGGCAGCGCGATCCGCGTCGCGCAGGAAGCATTCAACCTGACGTACTGCAAGATGCTGCAACAGCTCGAGCAAGCGTTCAACGGCAACCCGGCGATGCTTGGTATGTCGGTGGGCACCATGTACGCGATCAAGGGGCAGGCATCGAGCCTGATGGCCCTGCAGGACGGCGACGGGCAAGTCGCGGGTCCCACCTTCGAGTACGTCGCACGTGAAAATCGCGGTTGA